Genomic window (Pristiophorus japonicus isolate sPriJap1 chromosome 9, sPriJap1.hap1, whole genome shotgun sequence):
ttagcaacttcaccattagccaaatactTTAAAACactttgtttccttttgtcttattccatgttccccttgcaaattccagcctgttacaatcaggattaaattcggcttcagtttcaaactgtctgcaacgggcgggactcagtccccactgattctgtaacgggacacattccagctccatctttgtaaaagtgaacttcttttcacaggagctgctgtgggagtgagaccagaacggagagtccttctgtaaaaagagaaaagggacagagtgttcaaactgcccctgttctagtctctaagaactcccattctgggttgttacactgcggggagtctcgggttaataaacggactgagcgcaacggaataaaaaaaacatgtaaaaagggcttgagtgagaatgcgactgaaatcggagtttccccgccccccaaaataaattcctcggcaggcgctgtgaatgaacgagtctgagaacaaagggaaagcgaccagggcccgtgtttgtagtttactcaCTGCAGCAAATTCCAGAGACGCCAAGGTCAAGCCGGTCAGTGAAGCTttttatgagaattcaaaactaaatctgcagctggaactacaaaggttctcacacacacttgttcgggaaataattacagtaaattcagtctaaaggctgatgtgtttgtgcagctctttcaatgatgttgtgggtggctcttaaaagagccgttgtgtttggggtttgttgtcaggacagcgtggagttttacttggagctggtgtacttggtcaccgcctttgtcccttccgacacggcgtgcttggccagctctccgggcagcagcaggcgcacggcggtctggatctcccgggagctgatggtgcggcgcttgttgtaatgggccaggcgggaagcctcacccgcgatgcgctcgaaaatatcgttcacaaacgagttcatgatgcccatggccttggaggagatgccggtgtcggggtgaacctgcttcatcactttgtagatgtagatggagtaactttccttcctcgactttctgcgcttcttgccgcccttcggtggtgttttcttgatgactttcttggcaccctttttcgaagctggtttcttttttttttttatttttttaattcatgtccaatcgttatccaatcgttacaattctttgtcaaacgccagaggtcaccctgcaccagtcaaggatcactctgcgccaatgctcttagccaaaaggcctcgagccactgcaccgttcctggaagtactgcaataccaggttcgtgccatggaggtggatgggtcaggtcccccacacacctccgtggaggtggatgggtcaccaatcccacccacctcctgtttacaaaaatgtaagcatataccttcctgaccagggagaaaccacccggacgtcatggtggctggtcaggttagttatgcagatcttagccaaaaggccgagaagctggtttcttttcctcaggcatgtCTTGTTCAGTCAGTTACAGATATGAAGGAAATTCTGCTCCGGGCTCgtattatataggcagccccacactccgcccacatccCTATGCTAATAAGGGATGGGTAAAGGTaacgattgtgattggttcattagctgcgttgtcaatttccattgtacTGTATCTttttgattggatgtttaaagggaCCAAAcagatttattgctcgccacaatctcaaattcttgaattcggtcatcaatgacatcccctcccgatttatactccgttctttatgtttctgttctgctctcaggcaaaaatggTTAATGACGGCCAAACTTATAAGGAAGGTTAATTCACGTTTTTTCCTATATATacattcaataatctgaacagcaaactcgctgctgtgtatgtcgatctagatttctacatgttcgagacattgaccggtttataactgagattgcctgagggtcacttctgatcaggacttgggagtccttctatgagggcaagggaccctcactgtccttccgccctgatgctgccttcatcccatcgtttaattcaacacctttcttatctgtcactgctgtaacatggatgtaacagcatggatttatgaaggggaatcatgtttgacaaatttgctggaattctttgaggatgtcatgaacagggtggataatggggaagccgtggatgtggtatatttggacttccagaacgcatttgacaaagtgccacatagaaggttactgactgcacaagataaaagttcacggggttgggggtaatatattagcatggatagcagattggctaacaaacagaaaccagagagtgcggataaatgattcattcccgggttggcaatcagtaaccaatgggatgccacaaggatcagtgctaggacaccaactatttatgatctatattaacgacttggaagaagggaccgagtgtaatgcagccaagtttgctgacgatacaaagatgggaggaaaagcaatgggtgaggaggacactaaaattctgcaaaaggacatagacaggctaagtgagtgagcaaggatttggcagatggagtataatattggaaagtgtgaggtcatgcactttggcagaaaaaaatcaaagagcaagttattatttcaatggtgaaagattgcaaagtgctgcaatgcagcgggacctgggggtacttgtgcatgaaacacaaaaggttagtatgcaggtacagcaagtgatcaggaaggccaatggaatctggcctttattgcaaaggggatggagtataaaagcagggaagtcttgctacagttgtacagggtattggttaggccacacctggaatactgcatgcagttttggtttccatatttacaaaaggatatacttgctttggaggcagttcagagaagtttcacaaggttgattccggaatgagggggttgacttgaggaaaggttgaataggttgggcctttactcattggaattcagaagaatgagaggtgatcttatcgaaactaagattatgagggggcttaacaaggtggatgcagagaggatgtttccactgctaggggaaactagaactagagggcttaatcttagaataagaggccgcccatttaaaactgagatgaggagaaatttcttctctgaggattgtgaatctgtggaattcactgcctcagagagctgggacattgaataaatttaagacagaaacagagtttcttaatgataagggaataagggaatatggggcagggaagtagacccgagtccatgatcgtattaaatggcggagcaggctcgaggggccttatggccgacatttgctcctatttcttatgtttttatgttcttatgttctaactacattagttttttcagtattaccttcatctggaatgccccgtaaatgtctatgatttgaagactaaaaggacattctgtccatcgtgtatatgctgatttaaaacacctaacaccacaatatagatcttggcaaaaaacatatctatacagaacaaagtgtaaatcaactatctcgcccccgttccccaggtcactgctctctctgtgaggaggtggatggctctgagaagagcctttgtgttgtgtttgggggaaagggtcacgttattcagccgccgaatccatagagagtgcggctctgctgtttcagagcgtacaccagatccatggcagtgaccgtcttgcgcttggcgtgttcAGTGTCGAtgaccgcatccctgatcacattctccaggaaaaccttcagcaccccgcgggtttcctcgtagatcaggcccgagatccgcttgacacggccacggcgagccaggcggcggatggctggtttggtgatgccctggatgttattacGGAGCACTTTATGGTGCCGTTTGGCTctgcctttacccagtcctttgcctcctttacctcctCCAGTCATGATGATTCTTTACTGAAATCGCCGCTGAATGTTAATCTCTCGCCTTACCCATTGTCTGTTGAGACCACCAATGAAACGAGGGTGGAAATTCCTGTCCTCAACAGTCACACCTCGAaagatttttaatttcaaaaataccgccaataattttttaaagtgcggattatgttaataaatgcaccattagccaaaggtttacaaacaggttttacttccttttattttattccatatttcccttactaattccaggctgttacaatcaaaattaaaattgcgttcactgtcaatctgtctgtaacggacggcaatcaatccccactgattctgtaacagggcacattccagctcaaactgtgtaaaagttgggaatcacaaatcatggattgatcttccgcacaggcgggagtgagaccagaactgggagcccttctgtgaaaagggaagagggatagagtgttcacactgctcccATTCTGGTCTCTGTacaaactcccattctgggtttttACACTGCAGGGAGTcccgggttaataaacggattgaccgtaacaggaattgaaaaataaacttgtaaagggcttgcgagagaatgaggtgcaggacattctaaaaagggagggagaacagccagttgtcgtggtgcacgttggtaccaacgacataggtaaaaaaagggatgaggtcctacgaaatgaatttaaggagctaggagctaaattaaaaagtaggacctcaaaagtagtaatctcgagattgctaccagtgccacgtgctagtcagagtaggaatcgcaggatagctcagatgaatacgtggcttgagcaatggtacagcagggagggattcaaattcctggggcattggaaccggttctgggggaggtgggaccagtacaatccggacggtctgcacctgggcagaatcggaaccaatgtcctcgggggagtgtttgctagtgctgttggggaggagttaaactaatatggcagggggatgggaaccaatgcagagagatagagggaaacataaaggaggcaaaagcaaaagacagaaaggagatgaggaaaagtggagggcagagaaacccaaggcaaagaacaaaaaggaccattgcacagcaaaattctaaaaggacagagggtgttaaaaaaacaagcctaaaggctttgtgtcttaatgcaaggagtatccgcaataagttggatgaattaactgtgcaaatagatgttaacaaatatgatgtgattgggattacagagacgtcgctccaggatgatcggggctgggaactcaacatccaggggtattcaacattcaggaaggatagaataaaaggaaaaggaggtggggtagcattgctggttaaggaggagattaaggcaatagttaggaaggacattagtttggatgatgtggaatctatatgggtagagctgcagaacaccaaagggcaaaaaacgttagtgggagttgtgtacagacctccaaacagtagtagtgatgttcgggagggcatcaaacaggaaattaggggtgcatgcaataaaggtgcagcagttataatgggtgactttaatatgcacatagattgtgctaaccaaactggaagcaatacggtggaggaggatttcctggagtgcataagggatgtttttttagaccaatatgtcgaggaaccaactaggggggaggccatcttagactgggtgttgtgtaatgagagaggattaattagcaatctcgttgtgcgaggccccttggggaagagtgaccataatatggtggaattctgcattaggatggagaatgaaacagttaattcagagaccatggtccagaacttaaagaaggctaactttgaaggtatgaggcgtgaattgcctgGGATGGATtggggaatgatacttaaggggttgactgtggatgggcaatggcagacatttagagaccgcatggatgaactacaacaattgtacattcctgtctggcataaaaataaaaaagggaaggtggctcaaccgtggctatcaagggaaatcatggatagtattaaagccaaggaagtggcatacaaattggccagaaatagcagcgaacctggggactgggagaaatttagaactcagcagaggaggacaaagggtttgatgagggcagggaaaatagagtacgagaggaagcttgcagggaacattgaaacggactgcaaaagcttctatagatatgtaaagagaaaaaggttagtaaagacaaacgtaggtcccctgcagtcagaatcaggggaagtcataacggggaacaaagaaatggcggaccaattgaacaagtactttggttcggtattcacgaaggaggacacaaacaacctttcggttataaaaggggtcggggggtcgagtaaggaggaggaactgagggaaatccttattagccgggaaattgtgttggggaaattgatgggattgaaggccgataaatccccagggcctgatggactgcatcccagagtacttaaggaggtggccttggaaatagtggatgcattgacagtcattttccaacatttcattgactctggatcagttcctatagagtggagggtagccaatgtaaccccactttttaaaaaaggagggagagagaaaacagggaattatagaccggtcagcctgacatcggtagtgggtaaaatgatggaatcaattattaaggatgtcatagcagtgcatttggaaagaggtgacatgataggtccaagtcagcatggatttgtgaaagggaaatcatgcttgacaaatcgtctggaattttttgaggatgtttccagtagagtggacaagggagaaccagttgatgtggtatatttggactttcagaaggctttcgacaaggtcccacacaagagattgatgtgcaaagttaaagcacatgggattgggggtagtgtgctgacatggattgagaactggttgtcagacaggaagcaaagagtaggagtaaatggggacttttcagaatggcaggcagtgactagtggggtaccgcaaggttctgtgctggggccccagctgtttacactgtacattaatgatttagatgaggggattaaatgtagtatctccaaatttgcggatgacactaagttgggtggcagtgtgagctgcgaggaggatgctgtgaggctgcagagcgacttggataggttaggtgagtgggcaaatgcatggcagatgaagtataatgtggataaatgtgaggttatccactttggtggtaaaaacagagagacagacgattatctgaatggtgacagattaggaaaaggggaggtgcaaagagacctgggtgtcatggtacatcagtcattgaaggttggcatgcaggtgcagcaggcggttaagaaagcaaatggcatgttggccttcatagcaaggggatttgagtacaggggcagggaggtgttgctacagttgtacagggccttggtgaggccacacctggagtattgtgtacagttttggtctcctaacctgaggaaggacattcttgctattgagggagtgcagcgaaggttcaccagactgattcccgggatggcgggactgacctatcaagaaagactggatcaactgggcttgtattcactagagttcagaagaatgagaggggacctcatagaaacatttaaaattctgacggggttagacaggttagatgcaggaagaatgttcccaatgttggggaagtccagaaccagaggtcacagtctaaggataagcggtaagccatttaggaccgagatgcggaggaacttcttcacccagagagtggtgaacctgtggaattctctaccacagaaagttgttgaggccaattcactaaaaatattcaaaaaggagttagatgaggtccttactactagcgggatcaaggggtatggcgagaaagcaggaatggggtactgaagttgaatgttcagccatgaactcattgaatggcggtgcaggctagaagggccgaatggcctactcctgcacctattttctatgtttctatgtttctatgaaatctgaGCCTCAttccctaaacaagctcttaattcctcGGCAGGCGCTGTAAATGGGAACGAGCGACAAGGAATCGTGTTTGTAGCATGAATGGCGGGAAATTCAACAGCGGCCTAACGTCGAACcagacagtgaagctgcttatgagaattcaaaactaactccacagctggaactgcaaaggttcccaaacacacttgttcaggaaataattacagtaaattgagtctaaagggttACGCGCTTTaggtctttcagagaggttgtgggtggctcttaaaagagccattGTGTTTGGGGTGTTCcctcaggacagcgtggagttttactgagagctggtgtacttggtcaccgcctttgtcccttccgacatggcgtgcttggccagctccccgggcagcagcaggcgcacggcggtctggatctcaccggaactgatggtgtcagattatggtatgagagtgtgtattttattctgtacctgtctatctctggtatatgagtgtggcatttaatctgtacctgtcagttactgGTATATGATTGTTGGGGTTACTCTCTACCTCTCAGTTTCGgttatgtgattgtgggttttaatctgtacctgtcactctCTAGTATTTGAGTGTGGTGTTTATTCTGTATCCATTTGTCTCTGGTATGTTAGTGTGGGTTTATCTGCACCTAtcagctgctatgtgagtgtgggtttattctgtacctctcggttctggtatatgactgtgggattaatctgtacctgtcagtttctggtatgtgagtgtggtctttaatctgtacctgtcagtctctggtatgtgactgtgtattttttctgtaactgtcagtttatatgtgagtgtgtattttattctatacatttcaatctctggtatgcgaatgtggggtttaacctgtacctgtcagtttctggtatgtgagtgtgggtttaatctgtacgtatcagtttctggtatatgagtgtggggttaatctgtacctatcaatttctggtctattattgtgggctttaatctgtacctattagtttctggtatgtgagtttgGGTGATATTCTGTATCTGTCTGTTTCTGGTATGAGAGAGTGGTTTTAAGATGTACCTTTCAGTCTTTGATATGTGAAAGTGgggattaatctgtacctgtcagtttctggtaaaaagtgtgtggtttaatctgtatctgtcagtttctggtctatgagtgtgggtttaatctatacccatcagtttctggtgtgcaaatgtgggttttattctgtatatttcagtatctggtatatgaatgtgataTGTTTCAATAGTGAAACAGCATTTGATCCTACCGCTCTGTGtgtctgtaagattcacaatgaaa
Coding sequences:
- the LOC139273663 gene encoding histone H4-like, whose protein sequence is MTGGGKGGKGLGKGRAKRHHKVLRNNIQGITKPAIRRLARRGRVKRISGLIYEETRGVLKVFLENVIRDAVIDTEHAKRKTVTAMDLVYALKQQSRTLYGFGG